In one window of Arachis ipaensis cultivar K30076 chromosome B06, Araip1.1, whole genome shotgun sequence DNA:
- the LOC107604920 gene encoding calcium load-activated calcium channel — MANPFSDFKYSDGLTVVGISFCTAIVCEAISWVLIYRTNSYKNLRSSIDKASKKLETMKTESNKINIKKSKTKKIDRVETSLKESSRDLSLFKFKSGGVVALVLFVVFGLLNSLFEGKVVAKLPFKPFGLVMKMSHRGLQGSDPTDCSMAFLYFLCSISIRTNLQKFLGFAPPRGASGSLFPMPDPKTS, encoded by the coding sequence ATGGCAAATCCTTTCTCAGATTTCAAGTACTCAGATGGTCTAACTGTAGTGGGCATCTCCTTCTGCACAGCTATTGTTTGTGAGGCTATCTCATGGGTTCTGATCTACCGCACCAATTCATACAAGAACCTTCGCTCTTCAATCGACAAAGCCTCCAAGAAGCTTGAGACAATGAAGACAGAGAGcaacaaaatcaacatcaagaaGTCTAAGACCAAAAAAATTGACCGTGTTGAGACAAGCCTGAAAGAATCCAGTCGTGACTTGTCTCTCTTCAAATTCAAGTCTGGGGGTGTGGTTGCGCTAGTTCTCTTTGTGGTCTTTGGTTTGCTAAATTCACTCTTTGAAGGCAAGGTAGTTGCCAAATTACCCTTTAAACCTTTTGGTCTTGTTATGAAGATGAGCCATCGAGGGTTACAGGGTAGTGACCCCACTGATTGTTCCATGGCATTTCTATACTTCTTATGTTCCATTAGCATCCGAACAAATTTGCAGAAGTTCTTGGGTTTTGCACCACCAAGGGGTGCAAGCGGCAGCCTCTTTCCCATGCCCGATCCGAAGACCAGTTGA